A portion of the Streptomyces showdoensis genome contains these proteins:
- a CDS encoding 2-hydroxymuconic semialdehyde dehydrogenase, which yields MRHYVGGGFDGSGVPFPLVDPVRGTTAGEAPAASRELVDRAVDAARAALSGPWASWSPAERARLLHRIADGIEARFEEFVDAECADTGKPRELASTVDIPRAVANFRSYADLLVGRAERSWNTPTPDGRGALNYTVHKPLGVVAVISPWNLPLLLLTWKVAPALATGNTVVAKPSELTPGTACLLAEVMAGAELPPGVFNLVHGGGGDAAGQWLTEHPGVDAVAFTGESRTGSTIMRAVAGRLAPVSFELGGKNAGLVFADADLERAVEGTLRSAFTHSGQVCLCTERVYVERPVFDAFAEALAAGARELTGYGPMVSAAHRDKVLGYLGKAAADGRILAGGGVPRFGDDRDGGFWVEPTVLTGLPEDHPAVREEIFGPVVHLAPFDTEEEALALANAGPYGLAATVWTGDVSRAHRVAPALDVGIAWVNTWNLRDLRTPFGGVKASGIGREGGDHSLDFFSEPMNVCVKL from the coding sequence GTGCGGCATTACGTAGGGGGCGGGTTCGACGGCTCGGGCGTGCCGTTCCCGCTCGTCGACCCGGTCCGGGGCACCACCGCGGGCGAGGCGCCCGCGGCCTCCCGGGAGCTGGTGGACCGCGCGGTCGACGCGGCCCGCGCCGCTCTGAGCGGACCGTGGGCCTCCTGGAGCCCGGCCGAGCGCGCCCGGCTGCTGCACCGGATCGCCGACGGCATCGAAGCGCGGTTCGAGGAGTTCGTCGACGCCGAGTGCGCCGACACGGGCAAGCCCCGGGAGCTGGCCTCGACGGTCGACATCCCGCGCGCCGTCGCCAACTTCCGCTCGTACGCCGACCTGCTCGTCGGCCGTGCCGAGCGGTCCTGGAACACGCCCACGCCCGACGGGCGCGGCGCCCTGAACTACACGGTGCACAAGCCGCTCGGCGTGGTCGCGGTGATCTCGCCGTGGAACCTGCCCCTGCTCCTCCTCACCTGGAAGGTGGCCCCGGCGCTCGCGACGGGCAACACCGTGGTCGCCAAGCCCTCCGAACTCACCCCGGGCACGGCCTGCCTGCTGGCGGAGGTGATGGCCGGGGCGGAGCTGCCGCCGGGTGTCTTCAACCTCGTGCACGGCGGTGGCGGGGACGCCGCCGGCCAGTGGCTCACCGAGCACCCGGGGGTGGACGCCGTCGCGTTCACCGGGGAGTCCCGCACCGGTTCGACGATCATGCGGGCCGTCGCCGGGCGGCTGGCCCCCGTCTCCTTCGAGCTGGGCGGCAAGAACGCCGGGCTCGTCTTCGCCGACGCGGATCTGGAGCGGGCGGTGGAGGGCACCCTCCGCTCGGCGTTCACCCACAGCGGGCAGGTGTGCCTGTGCACCGAGCGGGTGTACGTGGAGCGGCCGGTGTTCGACGCGTTCGCCGAGGCGCTGGCGGCCGGGGCGCGGGAGTTGACCGGCTACGGCCCGATGGTCTCCGCCGCGCACCGCGACAAGGTGCTCGGCTACCTCGGGAAGGCGGCGGCCGACGGCCGGATCCTCGCGGGCGGCGGGGTGCCGCGGTTCGGGGACGACCGGGACGGCGGCTTCTGGGTGGAGCCGACCGTGCTGACCGGACTGCCCGAGGACCACCCGGCGGTACGGGAGGAGATCTTCGGTCCCGTCGTGCACCTGGCGCCGTTCGACACCGAGGAGGAGGCGCTGGCGCTCGCCAACGCCGGACCCTACGGGCTGGCCGCCACGGTGTGGACGGGCGACGTGAGCCGGGCGCACCGGGTCGCCCCGGCCCTCGACGTCGGCATCGCCTGGGTCAACACCTGGAACCTGCGCGATCTGCGCACCCCCTTCGGCGGCGTGAAGGCGTCCGGCATCGGCCGTGAGGGCGGCGACCATTCCCTCGACTTCTTCTCCGAACCGATGAATGTGTGCGTGAAGCTGTGA